A single window of Narcine bancroftii isolate sNarBan1 chromosome 13, sNarBan1.hap1, whole genome shotgun sequence DNA harbors:
- the ech1 gene encoding delta(3,5)-Delta(2,4)-dienoyl-CoA isomerase, mitochondrial isoform X3, protein MSTETQKPAASYDFESLRITGVREHVLHVELNRPEKRNVMNKTLWREMVECFNRVAQDSDFRVVVISGAGKMFTAGIDLVDVAGDVLQSDGGDIARKAWHIRNIILRFQESFNVIEKCPKPVIAAVHGACIGAGVDLITACDVRLCSQDAWFQVKEVDIGIAADVGTLQRLPKVIGNASLVSELVYTARKMMADEAVRCGLMSRIFQDKADLMEGTFDMAAEIASKSPVAVQGTKLNMIYSRDHSVKEGLDYMATWNMSMLQTEDIIKSAQAAMEKKSPRDITYSKL, encoded by the exons ATGTCCACGGAGACGCAGAAGCCGGCAGCCTCGTACGATTTCGAGAGCCTGCGCATCACAGGAGTGAGGGAGCACGTGCTGCACGTGGAACTGAACAGACCCGAGAAGAGGAACGTGATGAACAAAACCCTTTGGAG AGAGATGGTGGAATGCTTCAACAGAGTAGCCCAGGACAGCGATTTCAGAGTTGTTGTGATTTCAGGGGCTGGGAAAATGTTTACAGCAG GGATTGACCTGGTGGATGTGGCAGGAGACGTGTTGCAGTCTGATGGAGGGGACATAGCGCGAAAGGCATGGCACATAAGGAACATAATCCTCCGATTCCAGGAGAGCTTCAACGTGATAGAAAAG TGCCCGAAGCCTGTCATTGCAGCAGTTCACGGAGCCTGCATCGGAGCAG gGGTAGATCTGATCACAGCCTGTGATGTTCGACTCTGTTCACAAGATGCCTGGTTCCAAGTGAAG GAGGTAGATATCGGAATAGCAGCTGATGTGGGAACTTTGCAGCGACTTCCCAAAGTTATTGGAAATGCCAG CCTTGTGAGTGAACTTGTGTACACAGCGAGAAAGATGATGGCAGATGAAGCTGTGCGCTGTGGACTAATGAG CCGAATTTTCCAAGACAAAGCAGACCTGATGGAAGGTACCTTTGACATGGCAGCTGAGATTGCCAGCAAGAGCCCCGTGGCGGTTCAGGGAACGAAGCTGAACATGATTTACTCCAGGGACCACTCTGTCAAAGAAGGCCTGGACTATATG GCCACGTGGAACATGTCGATGCTTCAAACGGAGGACATCATTAAGTCGGCTCAAGCTGCAATGGAGAAGAAGTCTCCCAGAGATATAACTTACTCTAAGCTCTGA
- the ech1 gene encoding delta(3,5)-Delta(2,4)-dienoyl-CoA isomerase, mitochondrial isoform X2 yields the protein MAAYVLKAPRAVRRLWHFVQVGKQTMSTETQKPAASYDFESLRITGVREHVLHVELNRPEKRNVMNKTLWREMVECFNRVAQDSDFRVVVISGAGKMFTAGIDLVDVAGDVLQSDGGDIARKAWHIRNIILRFQESFNVIEKCPKPVIAAVHGACIGAGVDLITACDVRLCSQDAWFQVKEVDIGIAADVGTLQRLPKVIGNASLVSELVYTARKMMADEAVRCGLMSRIFQDKADLMEGTFDMAAEIASKSPVAVQGTKLNMIYSRDHSVKEGLDYMATWNMSMLQTEDIIKSAQAAMEKKSPRDITYSKL from the exons GGCGATTGTGGCACTTTGTGCAAGTGGGAAAGCAGACCATGTCCACGGAGACGCAGAAGCCGGCAGCCTCGTACGATTTCGAGAGCCTGCGCATCACAGGAGTGAGGGAGCACGTGCTGCACGTGGAACTGAACAGACCCGAGAAGAGGAACGTGATGAACAAAACCCTTTGGAG AGAGATGGTGGAATGCTTCAACAGAGTAGCCCAGGACAGCGATTTCAGAGTTGTTGTGATTTCAGGGGCTGGGAAAATGTTTACAGCAG GGATTGACCTGGTGGATGTGGCAGGAGACGTGTTGCAGTCTGATGGAGGGGACATAGCGCGAAAGGCATGGCACATAAGGAACATAATCCTCCGATTCCAGGAGAGCTTCAACGTGATAGAAAAG TGCCCGAAGCCTGTCATTGCAGCAGTTCACGGAGCCTGCATCGGAGCAG gGGTAGATCTGATCACAGCCTGTGATGTTCGACTCTGTTCACAAGATGCCTGGTTCCAAGTGAAG GAGGTAGATATCGGAATAGCAGCTGATGTGGGAACTTTGCAGCGACTTCCCAAAGTTATTGGAAATGCCAG CCTTGTGAGTGAACTTGTGTACACAGCGAGAAAGATGATGGCAGATGAAGCTGTGCGCTGTGGACTAATGAG CCGAATTTTCCAAGACAAAGCAGACCTGATGGAAGGTACCTTTGACATGGCAGCTGAGATTGCCAGCAAGAGCCCCGTGGCGGTTCAGGGAACGAAGCTGAACATGATTTACTCCAGGGACCACTCTGTCAAAGAAGGCCTGGACTATATG GCCACGTGGAACATGTCGATGCTTCAAACGGAGGACATCATTAAGTCGGCTCAAGCTGCAATGGAGAAGAAGTCTCCCAGAGATATAACTTACTCTAAGCTCTGA
- the ech1 gene encoding delta(3,5)-Delta(2,4)-dienoyl-CoA isomerase, mitochondrial isoform X1: protein MASSPLATVTEVHQRRGRLWHFVQVGKQTMSTETQKPAASYDFESLRITGVREHVLHVELNRPEKRNVMNKTLWREMVECFNRVAQDSDFRVVVISGAGKMFTAGIDLVDVAGDVLQSDGGDIARKAWHIRNIILRFQESFNVIEKCPKPVIAAVHGACIGAGVDLITACDVRLCSQDAWFQVKEVDIGIAADVGTLQRLPKVIGNASLVSELVYTARKMMADEAVRCGLMSRIFQDKADLMEGTFDMAAEIASKSPVAVQGTKLNMIYSRDHSVKEGLDYMATWNMSMLQTEDIIKSAQAAMEKKSPRDITYSKL, encoded by the exons GGCGATTGTGGCACTTTGTGCAAGTGGGAAAGCAGACCATGTCCACGGAGACGCAGAAGCCGGCAGCCTCGTACGATTTCGAGAGCCTGCGCATCACAGGAGTGAGGGAGCACGTGCTGCACGTGGAACTGAACAGACCCGAGAAGAGGAACGTGATGAACAAAACCCTTTGGAG AGAGATGGTGGAATGCTTCAACAGAGTAGCCCAGGACAGCGATTTCAGAGTTGTTGTGATTTCAGGGGCTGGGAAAATGTTTACAGCAG GGATTGACCTGGTGGATGTGGCAGGAGACGTGTTGCAGTCTGATGGAGGGGACATAGCGCGAAAGGCATGGCACATAAGGAACATAATCCTCCGATTCCAGGAGAGCTTCAACGTGATAGAAAAG TGCCCGAAGCCTGTCATTGCAGCAGTTCACGGAGCCTGCATCGGAGCAG gGGTAGATCTGATCACAGCCTGTGATGTTCGACTCTGTTCACAAGATGCCTGGTTCCAAGTGAAG GAGGTAGATATCGGAATAGCAGCTGATGTGGGAACTTTGCAGCGACTTCCCAAAGTTATTGGAAATGCCAG CCTTGTGAGTGAACTTGTGTACACAGCGAGAAAGATGATGGCAGATGAAGCTGTGCGCTGTGGACTAATGAG CCGAATTTTCCAAGACAAAGCAGACCTGATGGAAGGTACCTTTGACATGGCAGCTGAGATTGCCAGCAAGAGCCCCGTGGCGGTTCAGGGAACGAAGCTGAACATGATTTACTCCAGGGACCACTCTGTCAAAGAAGGCCTGGACTATATG GCCACGTGGAACATGTCGATGCTTCAAACGGAGGACATCATTAAGTCGGCTCAAGCTGCAATGGAGAAGAAGTCTCCCAGAGATATAACTTACTCTAAGCTCTGA